AGCTGCTGCAACACATTACCCGTTAAAGGTGCTGCCCAGTTGCGTTGGATGATCTCCATGCACATTTCATTACCATGCCAACTTTCCTCAAAACGGAAGCGCCTCCCCGCTCTATTAGGTTGATTGCTTTCTGCCCTTACTTCCACAAGTAAGGGAAGACGGTCAGAATCAGAAGGAGGTAATGTTACTGCTCTGCTATAAGGGTATAGATCTCTCCATGGTACAGACTGAAATCCACGATCTAACCTTTCCTTTGTGAATTTGTTAGACCATGTATACTTGCAGCCCACATAACACATATTTGTCAAGCCTGCAGGGACCATTGTGCGTCTAAAACGAGCCATTGGAGGAGCAGCTCGAGGCGGGCCGCCTAATTTATCAGATTGCCACATCAACTCATTGAAATCTCCTGCCATAAGCCAAGGTAGAGAGCAAACTTTATTTGCTAGGGTTTCTATCAAGTTCCGAGTTCTATTGCGATAAGCTCTGGAAGCTACACCATAAATCCTGGTGAAACGCCAAGAATCATGGGCACCGTGTTCACCCACCTCAGCGTCAATATGATGTGGATAGGAGGTACGGATATTAACCTGTAACTCAGCACTCCATAACAGTGCAATGCCCTGGGATTCCTTCTCGTGAGGGAAACAAATATTGTCAGCAAAACCTAAACGATTAGTGAGGGAATTAATTAGTTTTGGTGAAGCTAGGGGGTTTCGGCAAGGAAGATTAACTGAGGGCGCTTCAATTGGACCATATCAACGACAGCACGCTACGTTTCTTGGTTTGTAATTCCTTTGCAATTCCATACGAGGACGTTTCCCTGCCACATGACAGTGGGGATTGGTGTTGTGCATGGAGGCTTAGCGGCATCGCACAAGGAAACTAGGCGGCGCTTAGGGTTTGGTTTATTACTATAAATGAAACTTGTTAGTTGTTACACAGTATGGTATGAATTAATCTTTTGGGTTATGTTGAAGATGATATAatcaaattttatgtttaagaaaTCTACTCATCGCGATTTGGACACCCATGAGACTACTCTATCAAGCTATGTCTAATCCACTTGAAGTAGTCTCATGAATGTTCAAATTAGAACGACTTAATTtttaaaacataaaattcaatcaTGTCATCCGAAACATAAACCAAAAGCACTAATTCATGTTAATTTGCTCCCAAATGACCTTGAAAATTATGAAGATCCAGGGCTGATGGCCATCAACCGacaaaactcatgtttttttatattatttttataaagggtctttgacccaaagcaccaaaatgaacaaaaattgtctcacttaccccagcaacaaatttttgttcccacatacacaatttaacagaaaatgaccattttaccctcaatccaattaaagatttaCAACCCTGCCACTCTATCTTCTCTCTCTGCGGAcaccgattctctctctctggctTCTTCAATTCCCGTCTTCTTCCCCTCCAAGTttacctttctctctctctctctactttctctctctagatcTTACATGCTCTGAGCTCTCTCACTCCGAGTCGCCATGACGGCTCGCCgatctctcctccttctccttccctTACTCGCCTCCCTCCTCCTCCGTAATGCGGCGGCGAACATTCTCTTGTTGCACCTGATACACCGCTTCTCAGACGAAGCCAAGGCTCTTAAGGCCTCCCGCAGCACCGGCGACGCCAAATGGCTCGGTCGGTGGCCGCGAAGAAACTCCATGGACTACTACCACCTCCCCGTCAACACTGACTTCTACCGCCAGAAGATGAAGCTCGCCGCCATCGCCTCTTTTCGTCATCATCAGTTCCAGTTCCTTTTCCCCTCTGAAGGTAGCAACACGGCATCGTTTGGCAATGACTTCGGCTGGTCCGTCTCTCTCTGCTCATTTTGCTTATTCCTTCTTTGAAATCGAGGTTGTTTGATAATGGAATTTGTGTGTGAATTGTTAGGTTGCATTATACATGGATTGATATAGGGACGCTGAATATTTGGTTTTTGCCACAATGCGGCTTTCAAGTCTGCCCACCATATATTCGACGAAAGTCCCCTATGAACTTCGGCTTTGCTAGAGCCGAATTTGTtgttctatttttgttttttttttttttttttcttgaaaggtatttttgttttgggttttttggcAAGGAATTGCATCTGTTCAAATATAGTTTTAGCTAATATAGTATTCATTCAACATTATTGTTGACCAATAATATTATGTAGAAAAGATTAGAAagtaataaaggtctattggggggcaatagacgttttgaattgatgtaatcacctcgttttttttctttaatcaaagttttatttgtgtaattttaataagattagttcccatttaggtaatcgaaacgtctattgggggcaatagactattggggcaatattcgtctattgggaggcaatagaggtctattgcccctctattggagcaataaacctttccggtgaggttttctaaaaagtccggtgggcggcagccggtgaccggaatccggcgaaagttggcctgaATCCGGTGACCGATGgctggaatccggcgaccgatggctggaatccggcgaccggtgaccggattctggcTACCGCTGACGGGCTCCGACGATGTCTCTTatagtctctctctcttccatcttctctctctctctctaagtaacaaaggggtgaggggtaaaatggtattaaaaacaaaaaaaatcttaatgggatattagggaagactcctttagagtgtattgggtaagagggaattaaaaaaacttaatagggttagtgggaaaaaaatccctaaaaatggggtaaattgacaaaaacccttttataAATAGATcataaatgtcaattttactcTTACATTTACAGAAAAATTAATAGAAAGTACCAAAATGTTAAATGGAGTCTAAGTTCATGTATCAAATTGTCCCCTTATTGTCCAAGTACCATAAAAAgaattcaccaaaaaaaaaaaataatggacAAGAAATTCTATATATACTGCACAATCCATTTTGTCCCTATCCTACAAATATATAAATGTAAGTGTAAATTTAGTTGTGATCAAATATAAGAATACATTCTCAGTCTAAACAATACTTAAGCATGCTTTGATGAAAATATATCTATAAGACAAGTGATCTAACCTTGATGTGACATTGTGAATCTTCTCCTCTGATCAATCCTTGATACTAAACTCACTGATGGGGCTGAGTTGATTAATAGCTTGTGATTGATAGAGCAGGGACCCTatgtctgtatatataggaatcAAACTTAGCTCCTCCCATAAAGGATACCAAGTCCTAAACCATATACCAAAAGTAAACTTAAGTCATGTACAATATGGATTTAATCTAAAGATAGATCTCCATAACCTTATACAATATTGATTCATATTGTTAGAGGTAATAAGGATTAGAGACATCATTCACTTGTCAATTACTTATTCTGCTAGTAGCAAAGCTAAGTTGTTGCATATTAACTTAAATCATGACATGTCCATATGTAATTTCTTACAATAAATTCATCTTTTGacttcatcataaaatttaGCACAAAATTGTTTACAGATTATCTGATCATGCGAGTATAATATTGTTACTCATAAGATTGCTTGTTTTAGCTTTCATGGCTTATTTATTTGATTAGAAAAACGGCCTCGGCTATAATATTTTCGAGATGATTTATGTGTAACGGATGGTACCCGGGGGTTTTGGCACATCGTCCCCTCTTCTGTGATTTTTTCCAAAAATAAGACCTCTATGTAAAAGAACTAAAACAGCAGAAGACTTCCAAGGGGCTTCACAATTATATAATTCACCATTTACCATCTGCACCGAGCTATCAATTCCGTTCAAAGGGACTCTACAAACTGGGGGGCCTCTAAGTCTAGCTCCTGTCTCATGACACAGTTCATAAGCCAATCACCGCTAAAAGTGCCTATCCCCTTCTTTACAGCCAACACTACTTCTTCCATGTCTTCTTCGCATGCCACAAATATTGTTCTTGAAGCTTCATTTACTTTCTCCAGTCCACCAATTATCTGCGATTGATCCAACCAAACtttgaaacaaaataaataaataaataaagtaaagaCATCAATCAGAAATAAGACATTGACACAACAACACTTGAGCATGGAATTATGCAAGAAATGGCTATATAAAGTGCTTCATCACaattgagagagagaatatTGTAAAGAGGCAGTAACATCCCAAAGGTAATATATTCCTCACGAAAAAGTTAAAGGAAGTTTGAGATTAACAAAATATTCCTGATTAAAATCATTACCATTGAGGTCCCATTTCATTCAACAGAAACTAAATCCTGATACATGGGAGAACCATGATCGTACCAAGTGAAGTATGTAGTAAAAATTTGTCTCTCCCAAAATGGGGCAAACAGACATTCAAATATTGATTCTCCCCTGTTTCTGATCTGTATGCCCATTACAGATAAAAAGAGAAAGGACAAAGAAGAGCAATACCAGATGTTATAATCTCCGGAATCCACAAACATGATAACCAGTAAGGTTCAAGCACAGTGAGCCTAAGTACAATGGAGATGCAAAAATATGCAACCCGTAGAGTTACAATATTACATCATGGTCAAGTTAGTGCACCTACATACCTGGGAGATTATATTGCATCTTGACATACTGTATAACTTGGATTTTCATAATTTTGTTGCTTACTATTTCTAGAAATTGAACAAGGTAGAGATCAAAATTGAACCACAGGACAGGAAGTAGTTGGCAGAAATTCCATGAAAGAGTCATTTTATGATTGGAATTTAGTAAAGTTTCTGAAACAAGTCCATTCAATTTGGTAGATTTCattctcttgttttattttttattttggtttgagtAGATTTGATTTTTCAGTTTGAGTAGATttcattttctgaaaaatcattttatagGGATAACATACAAAATACAGAGTGATTACACCAGGCCATTAATCTTCACACTGCAACCAAGGCATGCTTAGCCAACATTCAGATTCAGCAAGGAACTTACATTTCCACCAGCAGACCTGACAATGGTAGATAACATCTTTGCAGGGGGTTGAACATGAGCTGCTATGTATACATTATAGCCTTTAAGCAAGCCTTGAGGAATTGCTTTTGCTCTGAGAACTGCAGCTCTCAGCTCAGCTCCATATTTAAGAACATATTCTTCATCATGTAATATGTAAGATGATTCGTCTGCAAATGAGAACattgaataaaaatatatgtaaGCACATTTCATTTCATGGTATGCAATCAACACAAGTAAACAGACCGGAATTCCAGTACTGTGATTCATGATTGAAGCTGAAGTCCATGGAAAGAGCTATTAAACAGCATAATTTGTTCTGTCTCTGACAATTTGTGGTGGGAAATGGGGAAGGCAAGAGTTATTTGGAAGAGAGGTGGTGGACTGGGGAAACAAGTATTTACATATATTATAACAATATGAATCTTCTCCCCTGCTAGGATGGACTAAGTAATGAGTAGAAATTCGAGTATAAGAGGAATCTGTGAGACCTGGAAGTTGGAAATTTTATGCCCTAAGTCTCAGTTAGAGGAGATTGTACTGGTCTCATCTAGACCAGACAAGAGAAGGTGGATGGAGGAATCGGGGAAATTTTCTTGCATCTTTTTCAAGGCTGTTGATGGAGAACTCCTTCTCTTCCTCACTTCACTCCTTTTATGTAATATGGAAAAACCTATAGTTAGTCTCTCCACTCTCCTGGTCAATGGTGTCTAATATGCAAACTTGGGTTTTATTATCTGTTCTAAGGACTTTGCCTGGTTGCTTATATCTTTAAAGAAGGTTAGGGAGTCTAACTTGACCACTGACTCCTCTTCTGATACTGTAGCTTTATAGTGTTGAAATATGTGCTGCGACGGCTGTCTTCTGGGTCATTTGGATGGAGAGGAACAAAAGAAGTTTTAAAGAAAGGAGAGAAGCCGGACTTCTTGCATGGATGGGGTCTGATTGTGGGCTTCAGTTATTTCAGAACTTAAGCTGTAGTTCAGTTTCATAGGGTTTGGTTTTGTTGCAGGTGCTGTTATGTTAGTTTTGTTAGCTTTGTTTTTTAGGTGCATTTTATATCTCAGTGGATTTCTTGTCCACTGCTGCTCTTCATTCCTTTTTAATGAATTTCAGATACCAAAGAATGTTCAATacgttttgtttatgagttccCAAATAAAGAAATTAGACTCACCAACGTATGTTCCTTGACGAAAGCTTTCTTTCAACCAAAAGGGAGAAACGATCCAAGCTCTGAACAGcaaaaaaaataaggaaatCACATTTAAATGGCAAAGAAACTGACCATCATGTTGCACTAGCAATGACAGGGAGAAAAAAACACATTTAAACAGCACAACTGAATTTGACTACTGACCCTGAACAAAGAGCAGTACAGAAATTCAGAGTTGTTCTCACTTTCCCGGTAACTACATGTGTACTTGTACTCCCATTACACGTAATAGCCCCACCAAGGTCCTCGATTACCTACACACTCACCAagtataaaaataaacaaaatcatATAATTAAATGTTGTTGAGCAGAAAATAACCATATATAGTCCCTAACTATTGGACCTGAACCCATGAAGACcttatcaaaaataaaagaaaaagaaaaagtaatagTACAGCCTCCTTTGGAAATGACCATAAAACTCCTCTTTCCTGATATTAATTTGGATGATAGGAGACCCTAAAAGAATTTCGAACTGAACTACATTGAATTAGAGCCATCTGGATCTGTCTATAACAATCAGTGTCTGTCTATAACCTAAGCAAGATGAATTCAAGTTATTGGTATAGATCATATTAAAAGAACGCTGTATATAAATGTTTAAACTGATATAGTATTATAGACAAAACTGTCATACGCATTTTTGTCATCTGACCCATGAATGTTATCATGAGAAACAAGCAGAACACTACAATTCAGTTTTGAAAGAAACATACATGCTCAGATGAGTCGTGAAAGCACACAAACAGACACATGTATAAGCATGCACAACAAATCGCACTATTTTTCTTTTGCAATTTTGTAACTCCAAATTAACTGCACTTGCTAACTTGCTCGTGTTCCAGGATTTGAGCTACTTCATTTTTCATCAGGCTTTTATCAGGGTTCATTCAAAATTGTAACACCACTACGTTCAAGCTCAGCCCGTGATCAGGTCATGCACAATTCAAGGCTAATTTTGTTAGCTTAAGTTTTTTCTGTTGACATGATTTAGTGCTATTTTCTAGAATATAATACCAGGAAAGTGGATGCATGAGTATTCCATACCCGCACCTATGTACTCTATTCATTTGTAATGCCATATGATGACGATCCTATTCTTTTCTAAATTCAACAGGAACCACTGACTAAGGAAGAAAACATTACTTTATCATCTATTAAATGCCCCAAtgtcaaaataaagaaaacgtctCCATTCAAAAGCCTCAGATAGTCAGATTAGTCACACCAAGCTTCCGGTAGGTTGTGTTTAAGGAGACAAGCACGAATGAACAAACACGAACACACATATGATAAGGATCATGTTGCGGTGATACCAAACAGCATAATATCTTTAGAAATTGTGATCTTTAATCTAGCAATGGAAACTGCTAAAATAAGGAATAATGACAATTGATATCAACCTGTGATCTCtgacaaatataaataataaattgtTGTATACCTTTGttagatttgctttctttgcaTCATCtgcaatattcatcaacatGATTTTGAAGGATTCTCTCTGTGACTGAAACTCCTTCTGGACTGAAGTTTTTAGTGTTATATTAACTGGTCCACATTCTTCAGCAACCTTTTCCTTGCAACTAATAGCGCACTCTCTAGGGGGATCTGCCAGTAAAGATTTATCTTTGGAAGAAACGAAGGAGCATCCTTGTAAACAAAACTCACTTCCATCAGTGGAGTTAGACTCAAACTGACAGCAATGACTTCCTTTTACTTTTTTTGACTTCAGTGATGATATTGAAGATTTCCAGACCTTTCTCTTTGCAACTTTGCCTTGTTTGGAAGAACAGTGGTTTATATCACCATTGTCTTCAATATTGGATAATTTTGCACCACTGACCAACTTGCTGGAGTCCTCTCTGGTGAGAGCATCAGATGACGAATTCCCTGTAGGCTTAAAAGAAGCGCCCAACTCCAAAGAGTCTAGAGTATTTGCTGAAGCCTGCTGCTTAAGATGTAAAACCATGAGGGTTGAACCACCTGGAAAGCATAATGCTCTACGAATATCAGCTTTCAGAGGTGGCCTGCAGCGTCTACCCTTAGTATCTACCTCTGCTATTGATACAAAACCCTACATTTGAAATCAATTTCCACAAATGAACAAGACATTTTAACAATCATGTAAGagtaaacaaaaagaaaagaagaacaatAGGGTATTAAATTGCCCCAAAAATGTGTGAACCCTCCAACTGTCAGATGTTTCAGGTTAGGAAGTTTCCTTCTTTCTacaattttgtgtgtgtgtgtgtttgtctgTGTGGGAGAGAAACAGTTACTTTGCATCTTCATCTAAAAGAGCAAAAAAGTAAAATCAATGTCCAAATCGTTGGAGAGAAGATATACCAAATAACACTCGAcaaaatcaacaagaaaatacaaCTACAACATCCGACTCTGATCCTGAGAACAATAAACGTGAATTACCTGTTTGAGCCAAAACCCTTCAGATTCCTTGTCTCCCCAACAGAACATTGTGCATATGCCAACACTTTGAAGTCTCTTTTTCAATTCCAGGAACAAGGAGCTACCAAATCCCTGAAATTACTGCTGTACATGAGTTAACCAGTAAAAAAACTAAATGAGATTTCTAAATAAGAATTCATAGCATTCCAAGGAAGAGTAATTAAAACAATAGGGGCCTGGGGAGAACACAAGTCCTAAAGGTAATACGCAAAACTTATAACACCGAACTCAAAAAGTTCAGCATAGTGCAATTAAAATGGAGAAGGAAATTTCTTGCCGATTTCGAAGTTGATCTCAGATTGCATGAACTGTTAAGCAAAATTTTCATTAAGTGGTGGTATTCAAAGCTAGAAGTGGTCATTGGGTGTAACTGTGTTGCCATTTTTTACAAATGCAAGCACATTGTCAGAGATACAACAGCCCTACATGAAACAAGACTATAATCACAAGCAACCAAATAAGAGATGACAAACGCATAGAGGAAAGACCTTGTGTTGGTACATTGAACTGACAGCAGCAATAGGTATCTCAGCGTACTGTGTGTCAGTGGGAACTATTTGGTAAGTGATAGCAGCTATAACCtgcaaaagagaaaagcataacCATACGTTAATTGTATTAAAACCACAAGATAAATCTAATATATAACCAGAGTTCAAGTTGCACATAATTGTGTGGCGATATAAAGTAAataccagaaagaaaaaaaaggatcaCAGAAACCGTACCTCTTGGGAATGACGCAAAGAATGAGACTGCAAAAGCAAAGTGCAATATTTCCTGCAAAAGCAACCGGATTACTACATGTATACAAAGCATCAGTGCAGTTCATGTCTTGGGATGTGGAGATGAAACATGTAAACAATAAAGTCACGCTAAGGAAAGGATCACAAGCTATCATTCTATACCCATTTGTAACGCATCTTTCAAGGAACATTGATTGTTTTCCAGTATTGGCAGCGAAATTCATTGCAGGAAGTTCCCTAATGTACATCTTTAGTACTTCCTACACGAACAAATCCACTCAAGTTATTCCTTGGCAGAAATATAGAATTGTTGGGGCAAGTGGGCAACTATAACAAGCGCGCAGACGAAGAATCGGAGAGAATTACCTGGAGATAGGATTTGCTACAGATACTGGCATCTTTAGGATTAACAAGCACGAACGAAAGATCACCTCCTAAACACATTGGGCAGAGATTAAATATCAAATTTTTCAATGCAAAACACGTTAGTGTAGAGATTAAATATCAAATTTTTCAATGCAAAACACGTTAGTGTAATTCACATCTACCTTGAGATTTGAAATGCCCAGAAATGCTATTTGTTTCGGCTTGTTTTCTCACTGCCATAACAACAAAAGCAGAGCATGAAAAGTTAGATTGGAATTCAAATATGGAAATGAAAGAGTTGTGAAATGTGGGAAAGGTTGGTACATGAGATAGTGATTTTGGAGGTTTTGGAGAGGGAGATTTGGAGGGAGTCCGGCTCTGATCGGCAACTGAAGTCGGTAGCTTCCACTGTCACCTCGCAATTGCCTGTGAATTACAAACACGATTACGATTAGGGTTTTTAATTTCAATCCCAAAGCCTGGGTGTGGGTGTGAAGAAATTTACCGATTGGGATCGGAGAGGAGGATGCGGTCTTCCTTGGCGCCATAGCAAACAAGAGGCTCTGGAAGCACTGCTAAAATAAGCGGAAGCAGAGCAGGAATTTATTTCCCGCTTTTTTGTTCCCCCGCGCCCGCCTTGTGCTTTTGAAAACTTTGGTTTtcgggaaaaaagaaaaaaaaaatcacaaatcgtGACTCAACTTTTAtctatttgacactttggttactcatcttttaaatatatcactttggttacTTAATTATTACCCTGTTATTCATTTTAGtcacttaattaatttttttcattgaaaCACAATTATTTttcacaatattaatgatattttcatccaatcaattgtgaaaaattgagaaatctgTGTTACAAAGATTTAAataagtgattaaagtgagataaaatgtcATTTGGGTGACTGAAATTTTTCACAGTATTAATGTTATTTTCATTcaatcaattgtgaaaaattgagaaatctgTGTTAGAATGATAGGAataagtgattaaagtgagataaaatgcccTTTAGATAACTGAAGTGATTGACAgaataatagttgagtgaccaaagtgatatatttaaaagatGAGTGACTAaaatgtcgaatgagtcatagttgagtgatcatttgtggaattctaaaaaaaaaataataataatccaaACAAACGCCCATTCTAACTTTTTGTATCAAGTTATGAAAATTATCACATTCTTACCCAAGATATCGAGCCCGACCTAACTTTCATACATGTCATCCGTGATGGAGTTAAGTATCATGCCACGCACCCAATTTGAATGGGTATTTGGATCAATTAAGGATAACTCAAGCTTTTGCCGCTTGCTTTAAAGCTTGAGTTATCCTTAATCACTCTTTCGATCACATTGCTTTCATTTGAAGGAAGATTGGGGTGTCATTTTGTGACTCTGCGGGAGCTTTAGTTTTCTGGCAAACCATGGATAAAGTCGTCTAGATTGCTTTGCATTAGGACGAAAAGCAAGAAAGACGAGAAAGGGAAATGAAAGTTAAGAGGTATAGAAGTGGGATGAAATTACCCCTCAAAATATGTCAGGTGTTTGGGTAGTTAACGCTGTCACGGCTGAATGACGTGCATGGATGTTGTGTTAGGTTGGAAACTCTTAAGTACCAACGTGCTAGTTTTGAAAAGTCGTGTATGAAAATTTAAAATGAGTCttagttcaggtactatttgtatttttttcttgcTTTGGCAATAATTGTGGAGCAGCAGTCTGGAGGGGTAAGGCGCGTCTTCCCCAAAtgcatcccaaaaaaaaaactgaaacccCTAATGATGGAGCTGCTTGATGAGACATGATGTATGTTTTTTCATCCCAGGAAGGTAAAGGTCCAATAGTACTTTACCTCCAAATTCACTGCAAAGTTCCTTGGTTGAGAGCTAGAAGGCATAATGGTGCCAAATAACGCTGAACCCCTTTAAATAAGGACACAAAGCAGAAGTGCAGTAAGCCTTTGGAAGCAAAGAACAAGAACCCTCCCAAGAACAAGATGGCAACTATGGAATGTTCCCTTGAGGATAACCTATCTGGCTAAGTCTCCTCGTCCTAACactaagggcaaggagaaaatttaataagtttttgttttctctaAACTTTGTCCACTTGCTGTGGTTTTTTCATAATTTGTAGGCTTGATTTAAATAAATGGGATTTGATTTCGAATGAGAGGTACTATCCTACATATGAGTTATATCTGCTCTACTTATGGTCTAACAGTAGAAGCGTATGTAATGTGCCATTTTAGCTTGAGTATATCTGAATAAAAATTGATTATTAATATGAtcatttatttataaaaaaatatattaactaTGATTTTATGTTTGGGCCTTGCCGGTTGGGCCCTTATTTTCCACCAAAAAGTTGAAAGAAAGAAGTTGCAGTAGGAATGAGCAGCCACCTCTCGTGTTCCTCCGTCTCTTCTGTAAACCCCCTGAAAACCCAGACAAACTCCCAACAGCTGCTTATAACTATAAGGCTAAGCTACTTGGGTCTACTTCAGAGACCTGAAGACTCTCCTACTTTAGGGTAAAGGAAGGCTTCCCAATCCTCTACAGCCCGCttgtctcttcttcttcttcttcttcaggtaATTATGAAAGAGGGTCCATGTTTGATGATTTCTGGC
Above is a genomic segment from Rosa chinensis cultivar Old Blush chromosome 3, RchiOBHm-V2, whole genome shotgun sequence containing:
- the LOC112194743 gene encoding uncharacterized protein LOC112194743 isoform X1 — protein: MAPRKTASSSPIPIGNCEVTVEATDFSCRSEPDSLQISLSKTSKITISLRKQAETNSISGHFKSQGGDLSFVLVNPKDASICSKSYLQEVLKMYIRELPAMNFAANTGKQSMFLERCVTNGKYCTLLLQSHSLRHSQEVIAAITYQIVPTDTQYAEIPIAAVSSMYQHKGFGSSLFLELKKRLQSVGICTMFCWGDKESEGFWLKQGFVSIAEVDTKGRRCRPPLKADIRRALCFPGGSTLMVLHLKQQASANTLDSLELGASFKPTGNSSSDALTREDSSKLVSGAKLSNIEDNGDINHCSSKQGKVAKRKVWKSSISSLKSKKVKGSHCCQFESNSTDGSEFCLQGCSFVSSKDKSLLADPPRECAISCKEKVAEECGPVNITLKTSVQKEFQSQRESFKIMLMNIADDAKKANLTKVIEDLGGAITCNGSTSTHVVTGKVRTTLNFCTALCSGAWIVSPFWLKESFRQGTYVDESSYILHDEEYVLKYGAELRAAVLRAKAIPQGLLKGYNVYIAAHVQPPAKMLSTIVRSAGGNIIGGLEKVNEASRTIFVACEEDMEEVVLAVKKGIGTFSGDWLMNCVMRQELDLEAPQFVESL
- the LOC112194743 gene encoding uncharacterized protein LOC112194743 isoform X2, with protein sequence MPVSVANPISRKYCTLLLQSHSLRHSQEVIAAITYQIVPTDTQYAEIPIAAVSSMYQHKGFGSSLFLELKKRLQSVGICTMFCWGDKESEGFWLKQGFVSIAEVDTKGRRCRPPLKADIRRALCFPGGSTLMVLHLKQQASANTLDSLELGASFKPTGNSSSDALTREDSSKLVSGAKLSNIEDNGDINHCSSKQGKVAKRKVWKSSISSLKSKKVKGSHCCQFESNSTDGSEFCLQGCSFVSSKDKSLLADPPRECAISCKEKVAEECGPVNITLKTSVQKEFQSQRESFKIMLMNIADDAKKANLTKVIEDLGGAITCNGSTSTHVVTGKVRTTLNFCTALCSGAWIVSPFWLKESFRQGTYVDESSYILHDEEYVLKYGAELRAAVLRAKAIPQGLLKGYNVYIAAHVQPPAKMLSTIVRSAGGNIIGGLEKVNEASRTIFVACEEDMEEVVLAVKKGIGTFSGDWLMNCVMRQELDLEAPQFVESL